The nucleotide sequence CAGACCACCGCCGGAGAGGCCGATGATGATGGCGTCAAAGGGCCGGTCGGGGCCGGAGGAGAGGAGCTGGCCCACCAGGGTGTTGAAGTCTATGGCCTGGAAGTTGACCTTGACCCCCACCTTCTTGGCCTCGTCCACGAAGATCTTGGCGATCTGCTCCCGCTGGTTGTTGCCGGCGTTGGTGGCGAGGTTAAACTCTAAGCGGCGTCCCTGACGGTCCACCAGGAAGCCATCCTTGTCCTTTTTGGTGAAGCCCAGCTCGGCGAGGAGCTTCACCGCCTGCTTGGGGTCGTACTCGTACTTGGGCACCTTGGGGTTGATCCACTGGGTGAGCACGGGGTAGACGCTGGTGTACATGGGGGTGCCCAGGCCCCCGTAGACGATGTCAATCACCGCCTGGCGGTTCACCAGGTGGCTCATGGCCCGGCGGAACTTGTCGGAGCGGAAGAGGCTCTGCTTGAAGGGGTCCGAGGCCTTGTTCCAGTTGAAGACCATGAACTGGCTCGTGGCCACGGGGGAGGCGTTGACCTTGAGGGTGGCGTCCAGGCGGCCCTGCTGGATGGCCTGGCGGACCTGGGAGATGTGGTCCACGGTGGCGGGGTTGAAGACGTCAATGTTCCCCGCCAGGAACTCAGCGAGCTGGGCGTTCACGTCCTTCACGATCTTGATCTCGTAGCGGTCCAGGTAGGGGAGGGGGTTGCCCGCCTCGTCCTTGTTCCACTCCCCGAAGGCGGGGTTCCGCTTCAGGACCAGGCGCTCCCCGGGGCGGTAGCTCTCAATGAGCCAGGGCCCGCCGGAGACGATGTTCTCCGGCTTCTCGCTCAGGGTCCACATCTTCTTGATGCCCTCCGCCCCCTCCTTCTGGTAGACGGGGCCGAAGACGTGGGCGGGCCAGGGCTCAAAGCTGGCCACGGCGAAGGCCTCGGCGTCGGTCTTGGGGTAGATGAAGCGGAGGGTGTAGTCGTCAATCTTCCTGAGGACGATGGGCTTGCCGTCCAGGAAGAAGGAGTCGTAGCTGTTGGAGCCCACCGCCTTGTCGGTATGGATCCGCCAGGTGGTGATCCAGTCGTCGGCGGTGATGGGCTGGCCGTCGGACCACTTCATGCCCTTGCGGATCTTGAAGGTAATCTCCAACTTGTTCGGGCT is from Thermus islandicus DSM 21543 and encodes:
- a CDS encoding ABC transporter substrate-binding protein, producing MRGVLVGIGLFALVGLAQAQTFVWPQKWTVAKPSEVKRGGTLRAAVISDYRTFNPFLTAEAGNVPELISGGRGLVTRDPTTGDWIPYMAESFTVSPNKLEITFKIRKGMKWSDGQPITADDWITTWRIHTDKAVGSNSYDSFFLDGKPIVLRKIDDYTLRFIYPKTDAEAFAVASFEPWPAHVFGPVYQKEGAEGIKKMWTLSEKPENIVSGGPWLIESYRPGERLVLKRNPAFGEWNKDEAGNPLPYLDRYEIKIVKDVNAQLAEFLAGNIDVFNPATVDHISQVRQAIQQGRLDATLKVNASPVATSQFMVFNWNKASDPFKQSLFRSDKFRRAMSHLVNRQAVIDIVYGGLGTPMYTSVYPVLTQWINPKVPKYEYDPKQAVKLLAELGFTKKDKDGFLVDRQGRRLEFNLATNAGNNQREQIAKIFVDEAKKVGVKVNFQAIDFNTLVGQLLSSGPDRPFDAIIIGLSGGGLDWPFGSNVVPCKGNLHMWNKSGQCLDPRETQLDALYSRGRTELDFKKRVEIGYRMQEIEASLLPVIYIAGPNYHPAWNNRLGGEHPDAIISSIWGARELELTFIKK